The segment GGTGAATGCCGGCAGCACAACCTGAATGTTATAATCAGCATATCCTAGCCCTAAACCATTGTCAAACGTGCCTTTATCATTGTTTACAGCTTTCCTAATATAgcgctggaaaaaagtaaaTGTTCCAATATTGTTCCTTGCTAATGTTTCTTGCAAAAGTTTATAATTATAAAATACGTGGGTAGTTCCGACGTTATTACAACTCGTTCAcgccaaaaaaattgtttaactCCTGTTAATTTTTGAGTGTCGCTAATTTCTTGCATTTATTAGTcactttgtttatttgtttatttgtataactttgtttGCCATAATTGGTATGTCTACCAGTTGCTATCACAAAAAAGCGTTGTAAATTTTTGCGCGACTCTCCCGATCGAGCAAGATGTTCTTTTCCTTACCTACATACACACATTTGGGTTGGGTGCAATAAATGGGTTTATAAACAATCCCCTCCCTCCGGTCTGGCTTCTGGTCGCTAATTGTGTCATCCTGATATAGACGATTTTCGCGCGGGTAGCCATAAAAACAAATATGTTCACAATGAAACGCTGTTTTTTTGATAAGCATTTAAGATCTTCGGCTTTCTGACGTAGCTCCACCTCAAGCGAATCACATGAATCTTTTGATTACCATCGAATTGTCTTATCGGAGTACATGATTTAGGATTCCAATCTTAATCCCACCCATATCTTATTCCGTTCGATCAGGTATAAAACGCGTGCTTTCGCTGTTATCAGCATCACATCAACAAATATAAACAGTCAGATTGGACCAGAAACACAACCGGCAAAATGAGGTTACTCGGAGTTTTGTTGTCGCTAGTCGTCTACATTGTAGAAACAACCGCAGAAACAGAAAATCCGTGCGATGGTCTGCTTTCCGGAATACTAATTGACCCTGACAGTTGTTACAAGTTCGTAATCTGTTACAAAGAAGAACCAGAGTTTTTGACTTGTCCGGATGGATCAATTTTCTCCATCGATGAAATAGCTTGCGTCCCGGGTGATCAAGAGACATGCATCGAAGGATACCCAGAGGAACCTCCCAACGATCAGCGACCATGCCGTGGAATAGTATTGGGACGATTCCCTGATCCAGACAGTTGCACTACGTATAACAGTTGCATCTTTGGTCGACAGCGGAAACAGTCCTGCCGTGAAGGGTATGTGTTCTCGCAGAGAACATTTTTGTGTCTTCCAGGAAATCCAGAATCATGTCAGGTTCAGCTGTTTCCGACCACCACGACACCAGCGCCGGAGAGTGTTAAGCCTATTCCAGCGGATTATTGCTTGCGCCACGAAAAGCCTTTCGGACGATTACCACATCCGCAGTTCTGCACCAGATACGTCGAGTGCCTCGTGTGGATCCCCAAGGAGGAATTGTGTCCCAACTGGATGGTGTTCAGTGATCGGTTGAACATCTGTCTTCCCGGTGATCCAAACACGTGCCGAACGATTTTGGGTCCGGGGGCTACTACTCCGGAACCGAATCCACCGACTACAACGCTCGCACCGATTCCGGAGGATATTTGTCCGGACAAAATTGTTGCAGTGATTCCACATCCACACCACTGCCATATGTTTATCACCTGCATTTTAGGTAGACCCAATGTGCAACAGTGCCTACCGTACAATGTGTTTTCGGAGAAGCACTCCGTGTGTCTCCCCGGGGATCCGACCACTTGTACTATATACTGGGAGTAGAGACAGTGAGATGAAAGGTAGCTCGAGTAAAGGTGATCTGGATTTGATTTGTGAAACCGAGCAACAAAACTCTGTGCGCACAAAATTCAAATGTCGCTGATCTCACTTGTTCTTGCTACAGGAGTAGTGAGCGGTGACTTTTCTGTGATACTACAGTGACATTGTAGAGTGTTTTAATTactacttttttgttttattcggctgttaaaaatgtaaatttattaTAAGAAGTGTTTAAGATTACGGTGATGGTTTATTGTTAAAAAGTTAattgaaaatattaaatattttttggtataaACATATTATTGTTGTACTTCTCCGAACGACAACCGAATCAGGAGAATTTAAATATGTCGGTGGAAGGTAATCCTTTTGTGCTGCAGAATAAAGTTGGCCAAAATTTTGATAACCTTCTATCTGTAGTATAATATGTTAGCGTTGACGTAGGCAAAAAGTATCATGCAAAGGTGGTAGTTCAGCAGAACTTTCTCTCCATTTTGGACCCTTCCAGTGCTAGTCGGGCATAGAATCGTTGCTGGAAAGCCATCTGCACAAGCTACACATTTAGTGCGACTAAATCATGTGCCTGGCTAAAGGATGTGGGTCAATCATTAATCGAATAGTAAAGTCATGTCCACGTCTGAGTCTGAGTCCAAAACTAGATCCAGCCTAGCTCAAGCCCAATCCCATGGTACTgtttttggccatatttttttcctgtatgaacCCATCACTGCGATATCACccgagtgtttgctgtataagccgcactgcatttatttttgctataatcgctattgagtgaacgatatgcttattgaattttatgcgtgcttacatacgtgtaattgggtacccacccttccttcaatgcttttctctactttattTACCTCGTTCCACATGGCAGCgcactgtccccaattatagccatcccagGCGCTGATTTTGGCCATATATTAAGttattaaattaataaataatttaatcATGTCAGTTTATCGTCATCCAACTTCTATTTTCTAGCTAACGATAAACTCAAATGACAGTTTTAGGCAGGCattgcacgatcactttgactcaatttttattcacttgACTACATCGGCTCATCCAAGCAAAATGTTAAAAGAGTTAAGGTGtaggtcgtcagaggccagctgcttttttattgatttcagtacttgtttccactatcgttttgtttatgctaagttgctagtagtaggtaataatcggttatgaacaattttgaaacttagaatcgcgtatctatttctgctgttgaactagaaccgacagtaattctatcatgTAAAATGTTGTttgcggtgaattttattatcagcgaATTTTagaagtatattttcgacacttacgacccttaatttaatagtgaaaattattggccagtttcacgctcaacgtaaatatggcatcactcccgtttccttggtaacgtatcaacaacgacggtcgcggattcggaattgcaaccgaaacgaagtaaagtttttcatatcaattcgaATGAACAGTTTGAGCAAAATCATTATtatatcttaccagataactgttcgggtggtaaattaaagttttctgtgtttcaagttaagtttcgcgagtgatgtgatgaatggaatgaccgaaaaaattaaagaaaaatcgacggaaaatatagtgatgaattttaattgggcagaaatctcagtattcagtgtaagttatgccccaaaaagtaatagaacctatagaatgtaatgtttagtgcttcgagttgcaagatctgattacggctagcaggttagttaaactaattttatttttttgtgatggtttcccgaatctatgggagcatgttgatacactgaagaagggaagggaagggtgatattcggtgccatactgactgccataaatggactctgacaaCCTTGTccttaaagttttgctgtaacttttgaatTTATGGTGATGCAAAGCTGCTACTCTGTTGGTTGCCGATGAAGCGCTCATTTTGTTACAAATCGGGGTAGTAGTTGAATTTCCGATTGAACCTTCTAGCACGTAGCCAGTATCCTTGTGTTGTGGCCGGCGTAATCTCCCGATTTTCGCCGGTTTACATCTTTAAAcaccgtcagctttgtgcggcggcgtatgctccttgatagaATCGTCTTGCATCTTCcagcgtcgttgaatctccttactcgtattattgtcggttgtgagatcccaaatatatgaattcatcaaccacctTCAGTACATCGCCGTCAAatgtcactgtccgtgggaggcgaacattgttttctctggaTCCTCTTCTTACCATATACTATTACCAATACCAATACTCCTAGCtgccgtttttagtctggtgagGCTGGCCTTCGCCGTCCtgaggtttctagtaatgatgtcaaggtcgtctacgaagactagaagttggctacttttggcGAAGAACATTCCTCTAATTTCGATGCTCactcaccggatcacaccttcgatagcgatgttaaatagcaTACAGGACAATTCATCTTCTTGCCACACccctctgcgcgatttgaaagctctcgagagtatccccgaaacacgcacgtagcgcATCAGTCTTTCCAGTGTAACgttgatcagccgcgttagCTTGCCCGAAAATGCAttctcgtgtattatctgccacagctgtttgtgctcgattgtatcgtatgccgccttgaaattcaTGAAAATAGGATCATGACATTTCTGGAGGGCATTGAACACTTTTCACTCGTTTGTGATGTGGTTATGCTCCTCGTCCCTATAAATATCAGGCTTCGGTATGTAATCTTTACATTGGTTCTCCTTAGAACTTGCACATAGAATTTTCGTGTGCTATTACACGGGCAGAAATCTGCAAAATGCGCAAAATGgctcatgatttcaggtttccggcttatgttttatgaaaatacaccatgaataataatcatgatatcacgaacttcttgcagtacaatacaacgcaaaatcacgaactattattcatgattttgtgcttcCTGATATGGAAggtcagtcatgatttgacagcaattcaaactttatgatttcatgattttattcatggtagcgggatcggatttctttccgtgtagctAGAAAAggttgttctagctctttacGATCTCTGTCGTCCTTTTGGTGGTATTTTCCTCCTCAGGCGCGTGGATAACCCGTTTCGCACTCCGCGATACtttcaaattctctctcgtggcaatgcttagatagtgtTTACaagctctttttcctttttatggCTTGCTGGCAGAGCATggaacagagagagagagagagagagaaccatcgagatgctagagctgccgctAAGAGTTCCAACTGTAGAAAACGCCAGCGCTGGGATTGCGCTTCTGCGGAGGCAAAAAATTGcgtcgagaggcacgatacgagaaactTCTTTGAAACGATCATCGGAAACAGGAACCAGACCGTACCCAGCAAACCAtaaatcgtatatcaatgtatgcAAATCATCCCAAATATCTCTAAAAAAACCGAAATCGTGCACAATGGTTATTAAAACGCACCATAACTTATAttaaatcgtacaaaatgatgactAATGAATTACAAACGATTTTTATCACAGAATCGTACAGCATTATGGACCAAATTATGTAGAATCGGATCTCGTCGTATTGTTTACAAATAATCTGATGTATTGTGCAattcatcaggttatactaaaggcaCGAACTGAGGTGGAACTACCTACGAACTGGTAGGAAGGTCTcaatatgccctatttacaagaaACCTGCACTTACTGGGGCATTACTCTCCACAATTTATACATAATTCTCTCACGTATTCTGCTTTATAGAttaaggccgttgcaggaaacctttgtaggcgaataccagtgcggtttccgACGGACCAAATATTCACCTTGCTAAAAATCCACGATAAAATCCGAGAATTCAACTAGCAGacccaccatttgtttatagacttcaagtcggtgtacgattcagttcaACAAAATGAAcattgttttccaacaaaactgaccaGGCTGCttcgtgctacccttgatggttcaaattcaagcgtcaggatacctagttggacaaaagataggagtcacaacgactacttgttaagcgtagctactagtAACCCCCCCACCCCCCCACCCCCCCGCCGCCTcatctttccgctctttccgctccattctgaaaattttttcattactttcccctaccgtccgttcatcaattgtagaaccaccgtttcaaaaaatactaattatatatgcctgaccccatttcaaggtcaagactacaaacacgaggttggtctaagcggatatcaccattggcggcggcgacggtttctccttgttcggatAGGAGTGCAGAGAAACACTccactggaatccgcaaggacagtgAGAAGAGACAGACCCGGAGGTTCATGGCGACACAGCTTATCCAACGACATCCAGGTTATTGTTGAGAACTTGTCCTGGTGGCAAGTAAAAACCATGGCGGGTAAACGTCAACAgtgaagatctctgatttcatccctttgttctgcctgCCGGTCCGGTCTGGCGGACCGGACACAT is part of the Sabethes cyaneus chromosome 2, idSabCyanKW18_F2, whole genome shotgun sequence genome and harbors:
- the LOC128735333 gene encoding protein obstructor-E-like, which codes for MRLLGVLLSLVVYIVETTAETENPCDGLLSGILIDPDSCYKFVICYKEEPEFLTCPDGSIFSIDEIACVPGDQETCIEGYPEEPPNDQRPCRGIVLGRFPDPDSCTTYNSCIFGRQRKQSCREGYVFSQRTFLCLPGNPESCQVQLFPTTTTPAPESVKPIPADYCLRHEKPFGRLPHPQFCTRYVECLVWIPKEELCPNWMVFSDRLNICLPGDPNTCRTILGPGATTPEPNPPTTTLAPIPEDICPDKIVAVIPHPHHCHMFITCILGRPNVQQCLPYNVFSEKHSVCLPGDPTTCTIYWE